The nucleotide window TTAGCATATGGATAATCTGTTCTAAATCTTTATTTCTCTTGACAATTTGAGCTGATTGTATCAATTGTTCTAATATTTTTAGGAATATTTCCATTGATATAGCTAAAGTTTCAAGTTGGCACTCCAAATCTCTAAAAAGATTACCAAGAGTTTGTGGTTCATTATTGATTCGGTTAATGTAGCTTGTTAGATTATAAGCAAGGAATGATAGAGTTATTCTAGCTATTAAAGCTTCATAAATTCGATTCTCCTCTTTACCAAATTGAAAATATTCTCTCAAATCTTTATATCCTTGTTCTATATTCCATCGTTTTTTGTATGTATTGATAATTTCTATATCTGATAAAATTATATTTGTAGAAATTATTGGTATAAGATTATCTTTTGTTTTTATAAAAACTATTTTGATTTTTCCAAGTGTTTTATGAGTAACAATAGCAGAAACATAGCTATATTTGATAGAATTATAGTTACCTAGTTTTGAACATTTATGATGTTTAGCTTGATTATAAAGTGATTCAAGGGTTTTTGAATTCCCTATAAATTGCCAAATTTTGTTTGATTTTGAAACTCTTGCAATCACATCAAGACCATTTTGTTTGACTTCATTGATAAAATTTGGTTTTGCATACCAACTATCTACAAGAAGATAATCAGCATATATTCCTGCATTCAAAGCTCTATTTATCATATTGATAGCTTGTAAGTTTTTACCA belongs to Arcobacter defluvii and includes:
- a CDS encoding transposase, with product MSIIDGRYNWRKLLLLTSVKLLSKLVYFQNSTDTKVLIIDDTVEIKRGKYIEGSCKNLWSNKEKRVVKGLNIVSINYSDSYTDLMLDFSLNYNKNQIVDFTDTTIHHSSNAYKRRIEGINGKNLQAINMINRALNAGIYADYLLVDSWYAKPNFINEVKQNGLDVIARVSKSNKIWQFIGNSKTLESLYNQAKHHKCSKLGNYNSIKYSYVSAIVTHKTLGKIKIVFIKTKDNLIPIISTNIILSDIEIINTYKKRWNIEQGYKDLREYFQFGKEENRIYEALIARITLSFLAYNLTSYINRINNEPQTLGNLFRDLECQLETLAISMEIFLKILEQLIQSAQIVKRNKDLEQIIHMLRVYTKKQLGFMCES